Sequence from the Halobaculum rubrum genome:
GTTCGCGGCCGCGTACGTGTCGGGGAGCCCGACGTTGTACGCGTACTTCGTCGTCGGCAGCGTCGCAGTCGTCGCGTACGCGCTCGACGGGAGCGCGTTCGTCGTCGGCGCCGCAACGCTCGGGAGCGTCCTGCTCGTCGCGCTCGGACTCCCGCTGGCGCTGTTCGTCGCCCGCCAGCAACCGGGACTGATCGCCGAGAAGGCGCTTGACCCGGACGTCCACCGCGTGCTGTACTTGGGCGTGTACGGCCCGCTGCTGGCGGCGAGCGTGAGCCTCCTGTTCGGCGTCCCGCTCGCGCGCCTGCTCGCGGACGGCTTCCCCGGGCAGGCGGTCGTCGAGAGCCTCGTCGACCTCCCGCTGGTCGTCCCGCACTCGGTCGCGGGGATCGTCATCCTGTTCGGCTTCGGCGAGGGCGGCGCCTTCCCGTCGGTGTCGGTGCTCGGCACGATGACGGGCATGGTGCTGGCGATGGCGTTCGTCTCGGCGCCGTACGCGGTCAACGCCGCCCGCGAGGCGTTCGAGTCGATCGACGACCGATTGGAGTACGCCTCGCGGATACACGGCGCCTCCCGGTTCCAGACGTTTCGGCGCGTCACCGCGCCGCTCGCGGTCCGCGGGATGGTTACCGGCGGCGTGCTCGCGTGGGCGCGGGCCGTCTCCGAGTTCGGGGCGGTCGCGGTCGTCGCCTACACCGTCGAGTTCTTCTACCTCCCGGCGGGGGGGTCCGTCCGCGCCCAGCACGCCCCCGTGTT
This genomic interval carries:
- a CDS encoding ABC transporter permease codes for the protein MASGTETGPRPKRLGRAPVVVAFAAVQLTAFAAAYVSGSPTLYAYFVVGSVAVVAYALDGSAFVVGAATLGSVLLVALGLPLALFVARQQPGLIAEKALDPDVHRVLYLGVYGPLLAASVSLLFGVPLARLLADGFPGQAVVESLVDLPLVVPHSVAGIVILFGFGEGGAFPSVSVLGTMTGMVLAMAFVSAPYAVNAAREAFESIDDRLEYASRIHGASRFQTFRRVTAPLAVRGMVTGGVLAWARAVSEFGAVAVVAYTVEFFYLPAGGSVRAQHAPVFVYNTYLQGGLEESGAVAFLLLAVSAVVFLIVRYLTGDTTTTGGVV